From Thalassococcus sp. S3, one genomic window encodes:
- the hfq gene encoding RNA chaperone Hfq: MASDRQNLQDAFLNHVRKTKVPVTIFLINGVKLQGVITWFDNFCVLLRRDGQSQLVYKHAISTIMPAQPISLYEGEDAS, from the coding sequence ATGGCTTCGGACAGACAGAATCTTCAGGACGCGTTCCTGAACCATGTACGTAAAACAAAGGTTCCCGTTACAATTTTCCTGATCAATGGTGTGAAACTGCAGGGTGTGATTACCTGGTTTGACAATTTCTGCGTGTTGCTGCGCCGGGATGGTCAATCCCAGCTGGTCTACAAGCACGCCATTTCCACAATCATGCCCGCACAGCCGATCAGCCTTTATGAGGGCGAAGACGCCTCTTGA
- a CDS encoding TrkH family potassium uptake protein, which produces MAGIASLSMYVPAVYAFILDNHAPSRSFFYAGTLGLICVTLIGLALGSRVPKYGTLGQLFALLATFSVLPLFLAVPFHDALRTTSFFNAYFDMVSAVTTTGANIFPDPNRLSPSLHLWRAQVGWMGGLLMWIAASAILAPLSLGGFEVTAKGEPGRLQDHQASMERADPRKRLLRISATLAPIYGVLTIVLWISLVIAGEDPLIAVTHAMSVMATSGISAVGGVPAGSSGMVGEFAMFMFMFFALSRLTFSGDTMIGGQGRLDRDPEFRIGIMLVVGVPLLLFLRHWLGAYDIAAEQDFDEALRALWGSIFTVMSFLTTTGFESADWDSAQRWSGLNTPGLILMGLALIGGGVATTAGGVKLLRVFALYLNGLREMERLVHPSSVSGEGAGNRRIQRDGAFIAWIFFMLFAVTLAVVTVALAALGVSFDQALVLAIATLSTTGPLIDIASETPIRLVELGDPAKGVLCAAMVLGRLETLAIIALFTTDFWRS; this is translated from the coding sequence ATGGCGGGCATCGCATCGCTGTCGATGTATGTGCCGGCGGTCTATGCGTTCATTCTCGACAATCATGCGCCCTCCCGGTCCTTTTTCTATGCCGGGACGCTTGGCCTGATCTGTGTCACGCTGATCGGACTGGCCCTTGGCTCGCGGGTTCCCAAATACGGAACGCTGGGACAGCTCTTTGCGCTTCTTGCGACCTTTTCGGTGCTGCCCTTGTTTCTGGCCGTCCCGTTTCACGATGCGCTTCGCACGACCAGCTTCTTCAACGCCTATTTCGATATGGTCAGCGCGGTCACAACGACGGGCGCCAACATTTTCCCCGATCCCAACCGGTTGTCGCCTTCGCTCCATCTGTGGCGGGCCCAAGTGGGCTGGATGGGAGGATTGCTGATGTGGATCGCGGCCTCCGCCATTCTGGCGCCCCTATCGCTCGGCGGTTTCGAGGTCACCGCAAAGGGAGAGCCGGGGCGGCTCCAGGATCATCAGGCGAGCATGGAGCGGGCGGATCCACGCAAACGGCTGCTGCGGATCAGCGCCACGCTCGCCCCGATTTACGGGGTGTTGACCATCGTTTTGTGGATCAGCCTGGTCATTGCCGGTGAAGACCCGCTTATCGCGGTGACCCACGCCATGTCGGTGATGGCGACAAGCGGTATCTCTGCCGTGGGCGGGGTGCCCGCGGGCAGCTCTGGCATGGTGGGCGAGTTTGCGATGTTCATGTTCATGTTCTTTGCGCTCTCCCGGCTGACATTTTCGGGGGATACCATGATTGGGGGGCAGGGGCGGCTGGATCGCGACCCGGAATTTCGGATCGGCATCATGCTGGTCGTGGGCGTGCCTCTGCTCTTGTTCCTCCGTCATTGGCTGGGTGCCTATGATATCGCCGCCGAGCAGGACTTTGACGAAGCGCTTCGTGCCCTTTGGGGTAGCATTTTCACGGTCATGTCCTTTCTGACCACAACCGGTTTTGAAAGCGCCGACTGGGATTCCGCCCAACGCTGGTCCGGCCTGAACACGCCGGGGCTGATCCTGATGGGGCTTGCGTTGATCGGTGGCGGCGTTGCAACCACCGCCGGGGGGGTAAAGCTGCTGCGTGTCTTTGCGCTCTACCTCAACGGGCTGCGTGAGATGGAGCGTCTGGTCCACCCGTCCTCGGTCAGTGGTGAGGGCGCCGGGAACAGGCGCATCCAGCGGGACGGGGCCTTTATCGCCTGGATCTTCTTCATGCTTTTCGCGGTCACGCTTGCCGTTGTGACCGTGGCCCTTGCAGCGCTCGGCGTCAGTTTCGATCAGGCGCTTGTCCTGGCCATCGCCACCTTGTCCACCACCGGACCCCTTATTGATATTGCGTCCGAGACCCCCATCCGGCTGGTCGAACTCGGCGATCCGGCCAAGGGCGTGCTTTGTGCGGCGATGGTTCTGGGCCGTCTGGAGACGCTGGCCATCATCGCCCTCTTCACCACCGATTTCTGGCGGAGCTGA
- the trkA gene encoding Trk system potassium transporter TrkA, translated as MKVIICGAGQVGWQIARHLSGELNDVTVVDNNPDLVRRATDTLDVQGIAGFASYPDVLDRAGARDADMIIAATYSDEVNMVTCQVAHSVFAINRKIARLRSQSYLDAIYSDLYRRDHLPIDVVISPEREVAAAAMQRLSAPAAFDTETFMGGKAQLLGIKLDDDCPIVNTPLRQLTDLFSTLRVIVVGVRREGTLFAPESSDQLFVGDECYVFTHVDDLARTMEVFGKTQKKQERVVIVGGGNVGLTVAETLERRTNRIRAKVIEKSRKCAERAAEALERTIVLNGDGLDSGLLAEAGIARADAMLAVTDDDKTNMLTAVRAKAEGCPMAIALINDPTLVPLMVPLGIDAYINPRATTVSSILRHIRHGRVREVYSIGDAEAEVIEAVVLSTSPMAGQKLRDIDFPEGVLVGAVMKGEDVVRPTGALKIEEGDVVAIFAMADDVPEVERLMQVSIDFF; from the coding sequence CCCCGATCTGGTGCGCCGTGCTACCGATACACTGGATGTTCAGGGCATAGCCGGCTTTGCCAGCTATCCCGATGTACTGGACCGGGCGGGCGCGCGCGATGCCGACATGATCATCGCTGCGACCTATTCGGACGAAGTGAACATGGTGACCTGCCAGGTCGCGCATTCCGTCTTTGCCATCAATCGCAAGATCGCCCGCCTGCGCAGTCAGTCCTATCTCGATGCGATCTATTCGGATCTCTATCGCCGGGACCATCTGCCGATCGACGTGGTCATCAGCCCCGAGCGCGAGGTGGCCGCCGCGGCGATGCAACGGCTCTCGGCCCCGGCGGCGTTTGATACCGAGACCTTCATGGGGGGCAAGGCCCAGCTTTTGGGGATCAAACTGGACGACGATTGCCCCATCGTGAACACGCCGCTGCGGCAACTGACCGACCTCTTTTCGACCCTGCGGGTGATTGTGGTGGGCGTGCGGCGCGAAGGGACGCTCTTTGCGCCTGAATCGAGCGATCAGCTTTTCGTGGGCGATGAATGCTATGTCTTCACCCATGTCGACGATCTGGCCCGCACCATGGAAGTGTTCGGCAAGACCCAGAAAAAGCAGGAGCGTGTGGTGATCGTGGGTGGCGGCAATGTCGGGCTGACCGTCGCCGAAACACTGGAGCGGCGCACCAACCGCATCCGGGCCAAGGTGATCGAGAAAAGCCGCAAATGCGCCGAACGCGCCGCCGAAGCCCTTGAGCGGACGATCGTGCTGAACGGCGACGGGCTCGACAGTGGTTTGCTGGCCGAAGCGGGGATTGCCCGCGCCGATGCCATGCTGGCCGTGACCGATGATGACAAAACCAACATGCTGACTGCGGTCCGGGCAAAGGCCGAAGGGTGCCCGATGGCGATTGCGTTGATCAACGACCCCACGCTCGTTCCGCTGATGGTGCCTTTGGGGATTGATGCCTATATCAACCCGCGCGCGACCACCGTCAGCTCGATCCTGCGTCATATCCGGCATGGGCGGGTGCGCGAGGTCTATTCCATCGGGGACGCGGAGGCTGAGGTGATCGAGGCAGTCGTTCTGTCAACCTCTCCCATGGCCGGCCAAAAGCTGCGCGACATTGATTTCCCCGAGGGCGTACTGGTCGGCGCGGTGATGAAGGGGGAGGACGTCGTCCGCCCGACAGGGGCGCTCAAGATCGAAGAGGGCGATGTGGTCGCCATCTTCGCCATGGCGGATGATGTGCCCGAGGTCGAGCGGCTGATGCAGGTCTCGATTGATTTCTTCTAG